TATAGGAATAGGCGCCGCCTGTAATGGTAATCTTACTACCGATTTCTGCGAAGCAAAGCATAATTAGCATAATGAGAACACCACATATCAGGTATGCCAGAATACTGGCTGCTCCTAATCTTGCCGCAACAATTGCCGGCAGGACAAATATACCTGCCCCAATGATAATGTTTATGGAGTTTGAAGCCAAACCCCAAACTCCAATTTCTCTTCGTAAGCCGTCGTTTTCAGTCATGAGCACAATTGTCCTTTTGCGTAAGGCAAGGTTAATTGTTTGTTTTCATATTATTTCTACTTGATTCTAATTCTGTTCTTTTCAAGCTGTCTAAGAACTTTACTGTATTTAGAAATAGGGTTAACATGATTTGTGTCCCTTGCAGTTTTTTTCTCGCTTGCCAACGTATTGTTCGCTTTTAACCGGATCGATCTTAACCAGTTCGGGATCGCTGAATTCTCCCGTCGTAAGAATCACATCCGTATCGATTGTGATGTTTTGGACAATACTTTTTTCGGAAGGCGGTAAATAATAATAGTAAATGCCTACTGAACCAAGAATAAAGAAAAATAGAATCAAGCATTTTATTTTTAAATAGCTTGTCGTGTGAACGCAAGTTTTCTACACATCCTTATATGGTAGCCGATGCTGTTTTATCTCGTCCTTTAATTGTTCAAATTCAGGATCTTTATGCACGATAATTGCTTTATGTATTTGTGCCAATCCAGCGATACAACAGTCTGCGAACGACATTGATTTGCTTGCTTTAATCTCTCCTATTATTTTCGCCATATCTGGTTGTAGAGGCTGCTGTTTTATTGGAAGACCATCGATTAGATGCAGTCTTTTTTCCTTGTTCTCGGAGGGAGATATAGTAAAGTTCGATAGTACTGATTACGGAAATAAATATCTGAATTTTGCTTTCGACGGCATCAAGAAGGAGTTTTTCTACATCTTCAACGCCAGCTTCGTTCTCAATGAAAGTTAGTATTGCGGATGTGTCCAGAATATAGTTCTTCATTCTAGTTTGTCTTTCTGCCTTTCCTCTAGAAGAACAGAAACAAGATTTCCATTTCCGGAACCTTTAAGTTTTTTCATTACTGAA
This portion of the candidate division KSB1 bacterium genome encodes:
- a CDS encoding PIN domain-containing protein, translating into MSPSENKEKRLHLIDGLPIKQQPLQPDMAKIIGEIKASKSMSFADCCIAGLAQIHKAIIVHKDPEFEQLKDEIKQHRLPYKDV
- a CDS encoding PIN domain-containing protein yields the protein MKNYILDTSAILTFIENEAGVEDVEKLLLDAVESKIQIFISVISTIELYYISLREQGKKTASNRWSSNKTAASTTRYGENNRRD